The Saccharopolyspora gloriosae genome window below encodes:
- a CDS encoding SDR family oxidoreductase — MSAELFSLRGRTALVTGARTGIGRAIALGLAGAGAGLVLLGREGTLDEVTEQVRRRGAEAEAVGVDLADPAAAEQRLRAAFAERQVDVLVNNAGIIHREPAAEVSYADWRRVLDVDLDAVFLLSRLAGERMLARGHGKIINIASLLSFQGGVRVPAYAAAKHAVTGLTKALANEWASSGVQVNAIAPGYIRTDQTAVLQADEQREPELRGRIPAGRWGEPDDLTGAAVFLASDASNYVNGHVLVVDGGWMAR; from the coding sequence ATGAGCGCTGAACTGTTCTCGCTGCGCGGGCGGACCGCGCTCGTCACGGGTGCGCGCACCGGGATCGGCCGGGCGATCGCCCTAGGACTCGCCGGAGCCGGTGCCGGTCTGGTCCTGCTGGGGCGCGAGGGCACGCTCGACGAGGTGACCGAGCAGGTGCGCCGGCGCGGTGCCGAGGCCGAGGCCGTCGGCGTCGACCTCGCGGACCCGGCGGCGGCCGAGCAGCGGCTGCGCGCGGCGTTCGCCGAGCGGCAGGTCGACGTGCTGGTCAACAACGCCGGGATCATCCACCGGGAACCCGCCGCCGAGGTGTCCTACGCGGATTGGCGGCGAGTGCTCGACGTGGACCTCGACGCGGTGTTCCTGCTCAGCAGGCTCGCCGGGGAGCGGATGCTGGCCCGCGGGCACGGGAAGATCATCAACATCGCTTCGCTGCTGTCGTTCCAAGGCGGCGTCCGGGTGCCCGCGTACGCGGCGGCCAAGCACGCGGTCACCGGGCTCACCAAGGCGCTCGCCAACGAGTGGGCGTCGAGCGGGGTGCAGGTCAACGCCATCGCGCCCGGCTACATCCGGACCGATCAGACCGCCGTGCTGCAGGCCGACGAGCAGCGCGAGCCGGAGCTGCGCGGACGCATCCCCGCCGGGCGCTGGGGCGAACCGGACGACCTCACCGGGGCCGCGGTGTTCCTGGCCTCGGACGCGTCGAACTACGTCAACGGGCACGTCCTCGTCGTCGACGGTGGTTGGATGGCCCGGTGA
- a CDS encoding L-lactate permease, with the protein MPPYHQSPDPTGSLLLSALLALLPLVTLLFLLGGLRWKAHWAGLATLGVALVVAVAGYDMPPLLALDAGLYGMAQSLLLILWLTFNAIWIYNLTVHSGHFAVLRRAFGTLGEDIRVQSIVIAFCFGALLEALAGGGGPVAICAVMLIALGVSPLKAAALALVADTAPVAFGGMGNPITVLGEVTGLPAAEFGAVAGRQVSVLAVVVPFVLLLVADGRRGVRQAWPAALVGGISFAAAQFLTSNYLSYQLADIVAAIVSAGAILLLLRVWRPGEPVTAALLPDDRDADASGAPAPTEPAALTTTARPQAETSAPATDSRAETLRAFAPYAIIVLVFALAQFDSVKAPLKTLTWSFDWPGLTVLTAAGTPVDTEYEFAIGSATGTLLLLSGLLALPFLRVRPKDAVLVYGRTLRQFGWAILAILAVFALSYVMNLSGQITTLGVWLAGTGAFFAFLSPVVGWFGVTITGTDAGANALFGGLQTTAAQQIGADPVLLGAANSSGGVMAKMISPQNLAIGTAAVGLVGREGELFRRVFGWSLLLLLLMCTLVYLQSTPVLSWMLP; encoded by the coding sequence GTGCCGCCCTACCACCAGAGCCCCGATCCCACCGGCTCCCTGCTGCTGTCCGCGCTGCTCGCGCTGCTGCCCCTGGTCACGCTGCTGTTCCTGCTCGGCGGACTGCGTTGGAAAGCGCACTGGGCCGGGCTGGCGACCCTCGGCGTGGCGCTCGTCGTCGCCGTCGCGGGCTACGACATGCCACCGCTGCTCGCGCTCGACGCCGGGCTGTACGGCATGGCGCAGAGCCTGCTGCTCATCCTCTGGCTCACCTTCAACGCCATCTGGATCTACAACCTGACCGTGCACAGTGGACACTTCGCGGTGCTGCGCCGGGCGTTCGGCACGCTCGGCGAGGACATCCGGGTGCAGTCCATCGTCATCGCCTTCTGCTTCGGCGCACTGCTCGAAGCGCTCGCCGGCGGCGGCGGACCGGTCGCGATCTGCGCGGTCATGCTCATCGCGCTCGGCGTCTCCCCGCTCAAGGCCGCCGCGCTGGCGCTGGTCGCCGACACCGCGCCCGTCGCGTTCGGCGGCATGGGCAACCCGATCACCGTGCTCGGCGAGGTCACCGGCCTGCCCGCCGCGGAATTCGGCGCGGTCGCCGGGCGCCAGGTATCGGTGCTCGCCGTCGTCGTCCCGTTCGTGCTGCTGCTCGTCGCCGACGGGCGCCGCGGCGTGCGGCAGGCGTGGCCCGCCGCGCTGGTCGGCGGGATCTCGTTCGCCGCAGCGCAATTCCTCACCTCGAACTACCTGTCGTACCAGCTCGCGGACATCGTGGCGGCGATCGTGTCCGCCGGTGCGATCCTGCTGCTGCTCCGGGTGTGGCGCCCCGGCGAACCGGTCACGGCGGCGCTGCTCCCCGACGACCGGGACGCAGACGCGTCCGGCGCTCCGGCGCCCACCGAACCCGCGGCGCTCACCACGACCGCCCGCCCGCAGGCCGAAACGTCCGCGCCCGCAACGGATTCCCGCGCCGAAACGCTGCGCGCCTTCGCCCCCTACGCGATCATCGTGCTGGTCTTCGCGCTCGCGCAGTTCGACTCCGTGAAAGCACCGCTGAAAACGCTGACCTGGAGCTTCGACTGGCCCGGTCTCACCGTGCTCACGGCCGCCGGCACTCCCGTGGACACCGAGTACGAGTTCGCCATCGGCTCCGCCACCGGGACCCTGCTCCTGCTGTCCGGCCTGCTGGCGCTGCCGTTCCTGCGGGTGCGCCCGAAGGACGCCGTGCTCGTCTACGGCCGGACGCTGCGGCAGTTCGGCTGGGCCATCCTCGCGATCCTCGCCGTGTTCGCGCTGTCCTACGTGATGAACCTGTCCGGGCAGATCACCACGCTCGGCGTCTGGCTCGCGGGCACCGGGGCGTTCTTCGCGTTCCTCTCGCCCGTCGTGGGCTGGTTCGGCGTCACCATCACCGGCACCGACGCGGGTGCGAACGCGCTGTTCGGCGGCCTGCAGACCACCGCCGCCCAGCAGATCGGCGCGGACCCGGTGCTGCTGGGCGCGGCGAACTCCTCCGGCGGCGTGATGGCGAAGATGATCTCGCCGCAGAACCTGGCGATCGGCACCGCGGCGGTGGGACTGGTCGGACGCGAAGGCGAGCTGTTCCGCCGCGTCTTCGGCTGGAGCCTCCTGCTCCTGCTCCTCATGTGCACCCTGGTCTACCTGCAGTCGACCCCGGTACTGAGCTGGATGCTCCCTTGA
- the dacB gene encoding D-alanyl-D-alanine carboxypeptidase/D-alanyl-D-alanine endopeptidase gives MPEPHSLRGEVSEPDATEQPATEAAASTAGSQGDEQGRSADAEHPERDRARADEQPWPTEHQAEESAGDDPGFPVEDQGTTAEAAGASAGGERNESASSGDEQPVNTEASGAETTSTGGNTEKASARASITGTVRIDQDEKADRADGDRDSGRSSSKQADETAVEPSNSADESRAGDAETGAAGSGDGGSGAEEAEPVGVERAGSPGDSGASGAGSGGSTAGGSAAESGTSRSATPDDDQAEGDSEAGAAGAVGSGDAEPEERPDESTTEGGSAEPDGRPAYSVAAEGAARAQDEDAASGGESAEQGSSSVAEQRDDSSDASSDTAAAMSSGSTVRGTLDEDAPSTPGTAPVARAVGFVGSVEPNAGRQAAAHDFSGWQTTGSRVTGMISGAETAETRDSAGQGTGGSKDESETSDAAATDSSASEKSDSAAGEPENADSTAGEDGTSKAESSDATAADSGTSESGSAASTAADSGTTGPDDTSSTTGSDAGEDQASAQDGTRTDATGAPAQAERPAEAEAESTTDSDEPAPTGDSEDASSAGQQEPGRTHDDQRPAASSEVGDDSSRPETAAQDEPPAPEAAEQEPDQGDSERPGGSGRPSWIGAGAWPETTATETTAAQTTSTGTTSTGTTSTETTSTETTAAQTTSTGTTPAETPAAGSAATAAPETEDTASGTAAPEPPAPEIATSETAAPEPATSGTATFGTAADESAVAEPAEQAPADGTGAAPEALDDAEVTGPQPAVPADRVEDVEVTGPQRPVPAAEPEAPGASAVDTATAAQAEPTDDVETTGPQRAVSPDEPRTTGDSRTEPVTETESRGDAGPATERLDRRAIAEHRPDTERRDDTAAQEAAPAAEPEAADSATGTTTEAAQDAPSDADQDAPADVDDRDAPADAEADRDATDDVETERDATADVDDRRDVDDRRDVDDRRDVDDRRDADEESRDATADVATGRFGTATDATARVDLRREDQREDAPRDRPAPDTAAETGRADRDEWPTAEQARVEAEPEEPESDGDDSAFTADAAASPPSSTDSRPRVEPPPAVDSAFTADAGTPIGPAPVEQTQQFRRIEDTQRFSLADLEQETRRREQAGQPEDSRRTDGRAESPQAFREGDGPATDDRPGPQTPGPQRPQAFDPGPPTTRIPIVPPAPPQPARPPVPGPSDAERTQQFRRPDFTGPPPAPQARQSAQARPAPPRPAPPQQPSPPPPAQPQDFAAPASFQQQPHQDAHRATPQRIEPQPEPEQDHDEHDHQDERPAAPAPRRKPATVLLAVLTVVVLGAGLAVGVPALISGLNAARLADAPAPVRLAPSIRPVGTSAPEPGRSGVEAAVSEPLANPVLAPVTGAVVDVQSGRTLWERDQNRPMMPASTGKLLTMSAAMLELDHDARFTTKVVRGSEPGSVVLVGGGDPTLTTLPAGEESVYPGAARFDDLAAQVRAATGGQVTSIQVDTSRYRGESTAPGWLPEDIPAGIMAPMESVMADGGRADPTDDYGTRTLSPAAKAGEELASRLGVPSSAVSEGTAPNNAQALGSVDSPTMRKLMETTLIHSDNVLAEALAREVAIKTGNEPSFAGSVKAVREVLQRNDVDLTGVQMSDGSGLSTQDRIPAKVLADLMATATAPERDGGLSQRSSKLRALLTGLPVAGGSGSLADRYGDGDGRGWVRAKTGTLDGANSLSGTILTQDGRLLVFALMSNSTAAPDSVRPALDEVAGAIQQCGCR, from the coding sequence GTGCCCGAACCCCACAGCCTCAGGGGTGAGGTGTCCGAGCCCGACGCCACCGAGCAGCCCGCCACGGAAGCGGCCGCCTCAACGGCGGGTTCGCAGGGCGATGAGCAGGGGCGGAGCGCGGACGCCGAGCATCCCGAGCGGGATCGCGCGCGTGCTGATGAGCAGCCTTGGCCGACGGAGCACCAGGCGGAGGAGTCCGCGGGCGACGATCCCGGCTTTCCGGTGGAGGACCAGGGGACGACCGCTGAGGCGGCGGGTGCTTCCGCCGGGGGCGAGCGGAACGAGTCGGCCTCTTCCGGCGATGAACAGCCGGTGAACACTGAAGCGTCCGGTGCCGAGACCACGTCGACCGGCGGGAACACCGAGAAGGCGTCCGCGCGGGCCTCGATCACGGGCACGGTCCGGATCGACCAGGACGAGAAGGCCGATCGGGCGGACGGCGATCGGGATTCCGGGCGGTCGTCTTCGAAGCAGGCCGACGAGACCGCGGTGGAACCGTCGAATTCCGCGGACGAATCGCGAGCTGGGGATGCTGAGACCGGGGCGGCTGGATCCGGGGACGGTGGTTCCGGCGCTGAGGAAGCCGAGCCCGTTGGTGTCGAGCGGGCCGGTTCGCCCGGCGATTCCGGTGCGAGCGGTGCCGGTTCCGGCGGATCGACGGCCGGTGGTTCCGCGGCCGAGTCCGGGACGAGTCGTTCCGCGACTCCGGACGACGACCAGGCCGAGGGCGATTCGGAGGCTGGGGCCGCGGGTGCGGTCGGCAGCGGTGACGCCGAGCCCGAGGAACGGCCGGATGAGAGCACGACCGAGGGCGGTTCCGCGGAGCCGGACGGACGGCCTGCGTACTCGGTGGCGGCCGAGGGCGCCGCGCGGGCGCAGGACGAGGACGCCGCGTCAGGTGGGGAATCCGCTGAGCAGGGCTCGTCGAGCGTGGCCGAGCAGCGCGACGACTCGTCGGACGCGAGCTCGGACACGGCTGCGGCGATGAGCAGCGGGTCGACGGTGCGCGGCACCCTCGACGAGGACGCGCCGAGCACGCCGGGCACCGCGCCGGTGGCCCGAGCGGTGGGCTTCGTCGGCTCGGTCGAGCCGAACGCCGGGCGGCAGGCCGCCGCGCACGACTTCTCCGGCTGGCAGACCACGGGGTCCCGGGTCACGGGAATGATCTCGGGCGCGGAGACCGCGGAGACCCGGGATTCGGCAGGGCAGGGCACCGGGGGTTCGAAGGACGAATCGGAGACCTCCGACGCCGCTGCCACCGATTCCTCCGCATCCGAGAAGTCCGATTCCGCTGCCGGTGAGCCGGAGAACGCGGACTCGACGGCTGGGGAGGACGGGACTTCGAAGGCGGAGTCCTCGGACGCGACCGCTGCCGACTCCGGGACTTCGGAATCGGGGAGCGCGGCATCCACCGCGGCGGACTCGGGCACGACCGGCCCGGACGACACCTCGTCCACCACCGGCTCGGACGCCGGGGAGGACCAGGCCTCCGCCCAGGACGGCACCCGAACCGACGCGACCGGTGCACCGGCGCAGGCGGAGCGTCCCGCCGAGGCGGAAGCCGAGTCGACGACGGACTCGGACGAGCCCGCGCCCACCGGCGACTCGGAGGACGCGAGCTCCGCCGGCCAGCAGGAACCCGGGCGGACGCACGATGATCAGCGACCGGCGGCCTCGTCGGAGGTCGGCGACGACTCGTCCCGGCCGGAGACGGCCGCGCAGGACGAGCCACCCGCACCGGAAGCGGCGGAGCAGGAGCCGGACCAGGGCGATTCGGAGCGGCCCGGCGGCTCCGGCCGACCGAGCTGGATCGGCGCGGGCGCCTGGCCAGAGACCACCGCGACCGAGACCACGGCCGCCCAGACCACGTCGACCGGGACCACGTCGACCGGGACCACGTCGACCGAGACCACGTCGACCGAGACCACGGCCGCCCAGACCACGTCGACCGGGACCACGCCCGCCGAGACTCCGGCCGCTGGGTCCGCCGCGACGGCGGCGCCCGAGACCGAGGACACGGCGTCCGGGACCGCGGCACCCGAGCCCCCAGCCCCTGAGATCGCGACCTCTGAGACCGCGGCACCCGAGCCTGCGACCTCCGGGACCGCGACCTTCGGGACCGCTGCGGACGAGAGCGCGGTGGCTGAGCCCGCCGAGCAGGCTCCCGCCGATGGGACCGGCGCAGCACCGGAAGCCCTCGATGACGCCGAAGTCACCGGCCCGCAGCCCGCGGTCCCGGCCGATCGCGTCGAGGACGTCGAGGTCACGGGGCCGCAGCGGCCGGTACCGGCCGCCGAACCGGAGGCGCCCGGCGCTTCCGCCGTGGACACCGCGACGGCAGCGCAGGCCGAGCCGACCGACGACGTCGAGACGACCGGCCCGCAGCGGGCGGTGTCCCCGGACGAGCCCCGGACCACCGGCGACTCCCGGACCGAGCCGGTCACCGAGACCGAGTCGCGCGGTGACGCGGGACCCGCGACCGAGCGCCTCGACCGGCGGGCGATCGCGGAGCACCGGCCGGACACCGAGCGCCGCGACGACACCGCGGCGCAGGAGGCGGCGCCCGCCGCCGAGCCGGAGGCCGCGGACTCGGCGACCGGCACCACCACCGAGGCGGCTCAGGACGCGCCCTCCGACGCCGACCAGGACGCCCCCGCTGACGTCGACGACCGCGATGCGCCCGCCGACGCCGAGGCTGACCGGGACGCGACCGACGATGTCGAGACCGAGCGGGACGCGACCGCCGACGTCGACGACCGCCGCGACGTCGACGACCGCCGGGACGTCGACGACCGCCGGGACGTCGACGACCGCCGGGACGCGGACGAGGAGTCGCGGGACGCCACCGCGGACGTCGCCACCGGCCGCTTCGGCACCGCCACCGACGCGACCGCCCGCGTCGACCTGCGGCGCGAGGACCAGCGCGAGGACGCGCCGCGGGACCGCCCGGCGCCGGACACCGCCGCCGAGACCGGCCGCGCGGACCGCGACGAGTGGCCCACCGCCGAGCAGGCGCGCGTCGAAGCGGAACCCGAAGAACCCGAGTCCGACGGCGACGACTCCGCGTTCACCGCGGACGCCGCCGCGTCGCCGCCCTCGTCCACCGATTCCCGGCCGCGCGTCGAGCCGCCGCCCGCCGTGGACTCGGCGTTCACCGCGGACGCCGGCACCCCGATCGGCCCCGCGCCCGTCGAGCAGACCCAGCAGTTCCGGCGGATCGAGGACACCCAGCGGTTCAGCCTCGCCGACCTCGAACAGGAGACCCGGCGCCGCGAGCAGGCGGGCCAGCCGGAGGACTCCCGCCGGACCGACGGCCGCGCGGAGTCGCCGCAGGCGTTCCGCGAAGGCGACGGCCCCGCCACCGACGACCGGCCCGGCCCGCAGACTCCCGGGCCGCAGCGACCGCAGGCGTTCGACCCGGGCCCGCCGACCACCCGGATTCCGATCGTCCCGCCGGCGCCGCCGCAGCCCGCGCGGCCTCCGGTGCCGGGACCGTCGGACGCGGAGCGGACGCAGCAGTTCCGCCGCCCCGACTTCACCGGCCCGCCTCCCGCGCCGCAGGCCCGGCAGTCCGCCCAGGCCCGGCCCGCGCCGCCCCGACCGGCGCCGCCGCAGCAGCCGAGCCCGCCGCCGCCCGCGCAGCCGCAGGACTTCGCCGCGCCCGCTTCCTTCCAGCAGCAGCCGCACCAGGACGCGCACCGGGCGACGCCGCAGCGCATCGAACCGCAGCCCGAACCCGAGCAGGACCACGACGAGCACGACCACCAGGACGAGCGCCCGGCCGCTCCCGCGCCGCGCCGCAAGCCGGCGACGGTGCTGCTGGCGGTGCTGACCGTGGTCGTGCTCGGAGCGGGGCTCGCGGTGGGGGTGCCCGCGCTGATCAGCGGGCTCAACGCCGCGCGGCTCGCCGACGCTCCCGCGCCGGTGCGGCTCGCCCCGTCGATCCGCCCGGTGGGCACCAGCGCGCCCGAGCCCGGCCGGTCCGGGGTGGAGGCCGCAGTGAGCGAGCCGCTGGCGAACCCCGTGCTCGCCCCCGTCACGGGCGCCGTGGTCGACGTGCAGTCCGGGCGCACCCTGTGGGAACGCGACCAGAACCGGCCGATGATGCCCGCCTCCACCGGCAAGCTGCTCACGATGAGCGCGGCGATGCTGGAGCTCGACCACGACGCGCGGTTCACCACCAAGGTGGTGCGCGGATCCGAGCCCGGCAGCGTGGTGCTCGTCGGCGGCGGCGACCCGACCCTCACGACGCTGCCCGCGGGCGAGGAGTCGGTGTACCCGGGAGCGGCGCGCTTCGACGACCTCGCCGCGCAGGTGCGGGCCGCGACGGGCGGCCAGGTCACGTCGATCCAGGTCGACACCAGCCGCTACCGGGGCGAGTCGACTGCTCCCGGCTGGCTGCCTGAGGACATCCCGGCCGGGATCATGGCGCCGATGGAGTCGGTGATGGCCGACGGAGGTCGCGCGGACCCGACCGACGACTACGGAACGCGCACCCTCTCGCCGGCGGCGAAGGCGGGCGAGGAGCTCGCCTCCCGGCTCGGGGTGCCGTCGTCGGCGGTCTCGGAGGGAACGGCGCCGAACAACGCGCAGGCGCTGGGTTCCGTCGACTCGCCGACCATGCGCAAGCTGATGGAGACCACGCTGATCCACTCGGACAACGTGCTCGCCGAAGCGCTGGCCCGCGAGGTCGCGATCAAGACCGGCAACGAGCCGTCCTTCGCCGGTTCGGTGAAGGCCGTGCGCGAAGTGCTGCAGCGCAACGACGTCGACCTCACCGGCGTGCAGATGTCCGACGGCAGCGGCCTGTCCACCCAGGACCGGATCCCGGCGAAGGTGCTGGCGGACCTGATGGCCACCGCGACCGCGCCCGAGCGCGACGGCGGGCTCTCGCAGCGGAGCTCGAAGCTGCGGGCGCTGCTGACCGGGCTGCCCGTCGCGGGCGGTTCGGGCAGCCTCGCCGACCGCTACGGCGATGGCGACGGGCGCGGCTGGGTCCGGGCGAAGACGGGCACGCTGGACGGGGCGAACAGCCTCTCCGGCACGATCCTCACCCAGGACGGCAGGCTGCTCGTGTTCGCGCTGATGTCCAACAGCACGGCCGCCCCGGACTCGGTCCGGCCCGCCCTCGACGAGGTCGCGGGCGCGATCCAGCAGTGCGGATGCCGCTGA
- the kduI gene encoding 5-dehydro-4-deoxy-D-glucuronate isomerase, producing the protein MENRHATHPDQVPGFDTDALRAHYLVPDLFAPGEIRTVHSHQDRVVLGGAVPGPGQVLELTAEPALRGEFFCERRELGVIALGGPGTVIADGTEHRLEHRDCLYVGAGTREVAFRGDGTRFYLVSAPAHAAHPTRVARHADTEPARLGAQVTANVRELRKYVHPAGIASDQLVMGVTELAEGSVWNTMPAHTHDRRTECYLYFDLPAEHRVLHLLGEPGETRHLVVGDEQAVISPSWSVHSGAGTHRYGFVWAMAGENQSFDDMDHVAVAELR; encoded by the coding sequence ATGGAGAACCGGCACGCCACGCACCCCGACCAGGTGCCCGGCTTCGACACCGACGCGCTGCGCGCCCACTACCTGGTGCCCGACCTGTTCGCGCCCGGCGAGATCCGCACCGTGCACTCGCACCAGGACCGGGTGGTGCTCGGCGGTGCCGTTCCCGGGCCGGGGCAGGTGCTGGAGCTGACCGCGGAACCCGCGCTGCGCGGCGAGTTCTTCTGCGAGCGCCGCGAACTCGGCGTGATCGCGCTCGGCGGGCCGGGCACCGTCATCGCCGACGGCACCGAGCACCGCCTGGAGCACCGCGACTGCCTGTACGTCGGAGCAGGCACCCGCGAGGTGGCGTTCCGCGGCGACGGCACGCGGTTCTACCTGGTCTCCGCTCCCGCGCACGCGGCGCATCCGACGCGGGTCGCGCGGCACGCCGACACCGAACCCGCGCGGCTCGGCGCGCAGGTCACCGCGAACGTGCGCGAGCTGCGCAAGTACGTGCACCCGGCGGGAATCGCCTCGGACCAGCTGGTCATGGGCGTCACCGAACTCGCCGAGGGCAGCGTCTGGAACACCATGCCCGCCCACACCCACGACCGGCGCACCGAGTGCTACCTGTACTTCGACCTGCCCGCCGAGCACCGGGTGCTGCACCTGCTGGGCGAGCCCGGCGAGACCCGGCACCTGGTGGTGGGCGACGAGCAGGCGGTGATCTCGCCCAGCTGGTCCGTCCACAGTGGAGCCGGTACGCACCGGTACGGTTTCGTGTGGGCGATGGCCGGGGAGAACCAGTCGTTCGACGACATGGACCACGTGGCCGTCGCGGAACTGCGGTAG
- a CDS encoding IclR family transcriptional regulator domain-containing protein produces MTSTTEGPGAVRKALRVLEALADHGRVTELAAATGLPKSTVHRLLQVLVETGFAHSDDTGYRTGDRVLALAGKVLYRFDPAAQADPALVRLRDDTGCTVHFAMRFGGELLYVHKVEPDKPYRMGSRIGMHLPWHTSAIGKAVLAELPADAVGELIGAGDLPARTANSLTTQRELHAQLDEVRAAGYALDDGENELGVRCTGACVRDHSGAVVGGVSVSTLALEHDMTRLREFGDRVRAAAMDVSTALGHQPR; encoded by the coding sequence GTGACCAGCACCACCGAAGGGCCGGGCGCGGTCCGCAAGGCGCTGCGCGTGCTCGAAGCGCTCGCCGACCACGGCCGCGTCACCGAGCTCGCCGCCGCCACCGGCCTGCCCAAGTCGACCGTGCACCGGCTGCTGCAGGTGCTGGTGGAGACCGGTTTCGCGCACAGCGACGACACCGGCTACCGCACCGGGGACCGGGTGCTCGCGCTGGCGGGAAAGGTGCTCTACCGCTTCGATCCGGCCGCGCAGGCCGATCCGGCGCTGGTGCGGCTGCGCGACGACACCGGCTGCACCGTGCACTTCGCGATGCGTTTCGGCGGTGAGCTGCTGTACGTGCACAAGGTCGAGCCGGACAAGCCGTACCGGATGGGCTCGCGGATCGGCATGCACTTGCCGTGGCACACCAGCGCCATCGGCAAAGCGGTGCTGGCGGAACTGCCCGCCGACGCCGTCGGGGAGCTCATCGGTGCCGGTGACCTGCCCGCGCGCACCGCGAACTCGCTGACCACCCAGCGCGAGCTGCACGCGCAGCTCGACGAGGTCCGGGCCGCCGGGTACGCGCTCGACGACGGGGAGAACGAGCTCGGCGTGCGCTGCACCGGCGCCTGCGTGCGCGACCACTCCGGTGCCGTCGTCGGCGGAGTAAGCGTCTCGACGCTCGCCCTGGAGCACGACATGACCCGGTTGCGCGAGTTCGGCGACCGAGTCCGCGCCGCCGCCATGGACGTCTCCACCGCCCTCGGCCACCAACCCCGCTGA
- a CDS encoding inorganic diphosphatase — MDFDVTIEIPKGNRNKYEVDHKSGRIRLDRTLFTATQYPADYGFVEDTLGEDGDPLDALVLVQEPTFPGCLITARAVGMFRMRDEKGGDDKVICVPSDDPRQEHLRDIHHLAEFYRLEIQHFFEVYKDLEPGKSVEGATWVGRTEAEAEIKRSYERAKEQGH; from the coding sequence GTGGACTTCGACGTCACCATCGAGATCCCCAAGGGGAACCGGAACAAGTACGAGGTGGACCACAAATCCGGCCGGATCCGGCTGGACCGGACGTTGTTCACCGCCACCCAGTACCCCGCCGACTACGGCTTCGTCGAGGACACCCTCGGCGAAGACGGCGACCCGCTGGACGCCCTGGTGCTGGTGCAGGAGCCCACCTTCCCGGGATGCCTGATCACCGCGCGCGCGGTCGGCATGTTCCGGATGCGCGACGAGAAGGGCGGCGACGACAAGGTCATCTGCGTCCCGTCGGACGACCCGCGCCAGGAGCACCTGCGCGACATCCACCACCTGGCGGAGTTCTACCGCCTGGAGATCCAGCACTTCTTCGAGGTGTACAAGGACCTGGAGCCCGGCAAGAGCGTCGAAGGCGCCACCTGGGTCGGTCGCACCGAAGCCGAGGCGGAGATCAAGCGCTCCTACGAACGAGCCAAGGAACAGGGCCACTGA